One Rhinopithecus roxellana isolate Shanxi Qingling chromosome 7, ASM756505v1, whole genome shotgun sequence DNA segment encodes these proteins:
- the LOC104654155 gene encoding tRNA (guanine-N(7)-)-methyltransferase-like isoform X2, with protein MAAKTWNVARAEAPQPQKHYYRQCAGSNPMADHTLHYPVKPEEMDLSELYPEFFAPLTQNQSHDDPKGKREKRAQAQVEFADTGCGYGGLLSDKDVLPLPQPTFQADKAQVANHQSHPASKMCLCAESWGTGIYHNLCAGATRLDVHSF; from the exons ATGGCAGCCAAGACTTGGAATGTGGCCAGAGCAGAGGCCCCGCAGCCCCAGAAGCACTACTACAGGCAATGTGCTGGCTCCAACCCCATGGCGGACCACACACTGCACTATCCTGTGAAGCCAGAGGAGATGGACTTGTCTGAGCTATACCCAGAGTTCTTCGCTCCACTCACTCAAAATCAGAGCCATGATGACCCAAAGggtaagagagaaaagagagctcAGGCCCAAGTGGAGTTTGCAGACACAGGCTGTGGCTATGGTGGCCT ACTAT CTGACAAAGAtgttcttcctcttccccaaCCCACATTTCAAGCAGACAAAGCACAAGTGGCGAATCATCAGTCCCACCCTGCTAGCAAAATGTGCCTATGTGCTGAGAGTTGGGGGACTGGTATATACCATAACCTATGTGCTGGAGCTACACGACTGGATGTGCACTCATTTTGA
- the LOC104654155 gene encoding tRNA (guanine-N(7)-)-methyltransferase-like isoform X1, producing the protein MAAKTWNVARAEAPQPQKHYYRQCAGSNPMADHTLHYPVKPEEMDLSELYPEFFAPLTQNQSHDDPKGKREKRAQAQVEFADTGCGYGGLLVELSPLFPDTLILGLEIWVKVSDYVQDWIRALRAAPGGGFQNIACLCSNAMKQLPTFYKGQLTKMFFLFPNPHFKQTKHKWRIISPTLLAKCAYVLRVGGLVYTITYVLELHDWMCTHFEEHPLFEHVPLRT; encoded by the coding sequence ATGGCAGCCAAGACTTGGAATGTGGCCAGAGCAGAGGCCCCGCAGCCCCAGAAGCACTACTACAGGCAATGTGCTGGCTCCAACCCCATGGCGGACCACACACTGCACTATCCTGTGAAGCCAGAGGAGATGGACTTGTCTGAGCTATACCCAGAGTTCTTCGCTCCACTCACTCAAAATCAGAGCCATGATGACCCAAAGggtaagagagaaaagagagctcAGGCCCAAGTGGAGTTTGCAGACACAGGCTGTGGCTATGGTGGCCTGTTAGTGGAACTATCACCGCTGTTCCCAGACACACTGATTCTGGGTCTGGAGATCTGGGTGAAGGTCTCAGACTATGTACAAGACTGGATTCGGGCCCTACGTGCAGCTCCTGGAGGTGGCTTCCAGAACATTGCCTGTCTCTGTAGCAATGCCATGAAGCAACTTCCTACCTTCTACAAGGGCCAGCTGACAAAGAtgttcttcctcttccccaaCCCACATTTCAAGCAGACAAAGCACAAGTGGCGAATCATCAGTCCCACCCTGCTAGCAAAATGTGCCTATGTGCTGAGAGTTGGGGGACTGGTATATACCATAACCTATGTGCTGGAGCTACACGACTGGATGTGCACTCATTTTGAAGAGCATCCGCTGTTTGAGCATGTACCTCTGAGGACCTGA